In Oceanivirga salmonicida, the genomic stretch TATTCAAAGAGTTATCTGAAGAATTTTCAAAATCTGAAAATGAATATTTTAGAACTTATAGAAAGAAAGGTAATAAGGATTTTGCAAGTGAAATAATTGAGCATGATAATTCTATATTATCAATAGAAAGTTTGCAAAATGCTATTAATAATATATTTAGTAGATTAGATATGCCTAATAGAAATGCTATTAAATTAGAATTAGAAGAAGAATTTAGTGTAGAAGATGCATTAGAAGAAATTGATTTTTTTGGTGTCAATGAAAAAATAAGTTTTAGTTCCTTATTAAAAGGAAAATATAGTAGAGCAAGAATAGTTAGTTTTTTTATGGCTATACTTGAAAGTTATAAAGAAAATAAGATAGATATATTACTAGATAATGATGAATTTTATATTATAAAGGAGAAAAACTCAAATGTTTAAATCAGGAATATTAGTTATGATTATTAATATGATTAGTAGATTATTAGGACTTTTAAGAGAAGTTTTAATGGCTACTTTTTTTGGAAGTAATGCATATACTGACGCCTATTTTGCTAGTAGTAGAATATCAAATTTTTTCACAACCTTATTAA encodes the following:
- a CDS encoding segregation and condensation protein A, with translation MLNIVINDFEGPLDLLLYLVESKKMNIREISISKIIDDYIEIINNQGEDKFKLKVEFLQMASLLLEIKAFSILRADIKNKKEEDLEKRLMEYKIFKELSEEFSKSENEYFRTYRKKGNKDFASEIIEHDNSILSIESLQNAINNIFSRLDMPNRNAIKLELEEEFSVEDALEEIDFFGVNEKISFSSLLKGKYSRARIVSFFMAILESYKENKIDILLDNDEFYIIKEKNSNV